In Natronomonas halophila, one DNA window encodes the following:
- a CDS encoding tetratricopeptide repeat protein, producing MDRGGEVVSLALRRRNVLDALREPRTKRELVDELDVSRSTVDRAVRELETAGLVDWDEGSYRLTAVGSALRAAVDRLLAVGEGVAAIADALPALPPDIDPPAALLADGTLHTASAEDHRLPGPIRTYLGEAEAVQIVTPPATGPPVLSATRELGSGSVDVVLDTAAVDSLPERLPGITRWLAAADRASAFAGDTPPVAVLVVETDDAEAVLLVGEDVDGLVAVEATDPEAVAWGRELIATAIEGATPVLEDGHVEETAQPETRETLAREGIVELTPAYFAAREAAPLPTGWRAGLDLAEVAAGHAIERTVETEDGDRRPLSERLLDRLRDGSDVALVGPAGSGKSTACKAAACEWYQSEGPVFYRESGSGEPLESWPEFADRLQSVEGNALVVVEDAVRPEANAAFRLMQAFPNEDVRFLLDARESEWDDPASDDLPDDFRANVEVVSMPPLDEHDADRLVKRFEAAVDGVDTTASALLDAVETTDERPARLLCVLHRLSLLADPLGDGEPTSLDAAVRDVAETVRADGELTDDAALLVSLCTVAGIEVTADLVATLAPEDPEAVRETLSTLSGRILFPDPAGGFRTVHEAWASQYLRAAAERDGIDERVGECLSRLLAVADDAEARAAIVEAFDPAPTMERVEADPAAWAKTTVDRLFAAGLERPHLTPLFGESDPDPVSFPSALDAEAVVEVTEKRARMARYQGDLDRAEREYERLAERAESLLDDPAATRYAAERSNGLGSVARERSDFEAAADHYERAESLFRAAEDPHGIADARKNLGTVAFLRGDLDTAERQLTRSYERLQELGDEKLASYSLFNLAAIREERGDIEGAIERYQECLDKYRRMGRPADEADVHLNLGVALVVRGDIDAAADHYASALGIYRDIGEENGIANALQNHGEVALERGNLDEAVEYYERAEEAYADVGEEWGQVQCRVQLARIALERGNLDESETTASAALDQFDAIGDPRGRMEARAVLAGVAREREQFDRAESHLDAALRTGREDGYTHRTGRILAAYGDLERARDDLEAACQRYEAAAEVLEEAGARGELAGTLSKLADCREAIGDIEAAASHRERAAELTTTGTKADD from the coding sequence ATGGATAGAGGGGGTGAGGTAGTTTCGCTCGCGCTCCGGCGTCGGAACGTGCTCGACGCCCTCCGGGAGCCACGGACGAAGCGAGAACTCGTGGACGAACTCGACGTCTCCCGGTCGACCGTCGACCGTGCCGTCCGGGAGTTGGAGACTGCTGGCCTCGTCGACTGGGACGAAGGGTCCTACCGCCTGACGGCCGTCGGGTCTGCGCTCCGAGCGGCCGTCGACCGGCTGCTCGCGGTCGGCGAGGGCGTGGCGGCCATCGCCGACGCGTTGCCGGCGCTCCCGCCCGACATCGACCCCCCGGCGGCGTTGCTCGCTGACGGGACGCTCCATACCGCATCCGCCGAAGACCACCGGTTGCCTGGCCCCATCCGGACGTACCTCGGAGAGGCCGAAGCGGTTCAGATAGTCACACCGCCAGCGACGGGGCCACCCGTTCTTTCGGCCACGCGCGAACTCGGGAGCGGGTCCGTCGACGTCGTCCTCGATACGGCGGCGGTCGATTCGCTCCCCGAGCGACTCCCCGGTATCACGCGGTGGCTGGCGGCCGCCGACAGAGCCAGCGCGTTCGCGGGCGATACCCCGCCGGTCGCCGTCCTCGTGGTCGAAACGGACGACGCCGAGGCGGTACTGCTCGTCGGTGAGGACGTCGATGGACTGGTAGCCGTCGAAGCCACCGACCCCGAAGCCGTCGCGTGGGGCCGAGAGCTGATTGCGACGGCCATCGAAGGCGCCACTCCCGTTCTGGAGGACGGCCACGTCGAGGAGACGGCACAACCGGAAACCCGCGAGACCCTCGCCAGAGAGGGCATCGTCGAATTGACGCCGGCCTACTTCGCGGCCCGCGAGGCCGCCCCCCTGCCGACGGGCTGGCGGGCGGGCCTCGACCTCGCCGAGGTGGCGGCCGGCCACGCCATCGAACGGACCGTCGAGACCGAGGACGGCGACCGCCGACCGCTCAGCGAACGCCTGCTCGACCGGCTTCGGGACGGCAGCGACGTGGCCCTCGTCGGGCCCGCCGGGTCGGGGAAATCGACGGCTTGCAAGGCGGCCGCCTGCGAGTGGTACCAGTCTGAAGGCCCCGTCTTCTACCGCGAAAGCGGGTCCGGCGAACCGCTCGAATCGTGGCCGGAGTTCGCCGACCGACTCCAATCCGTCGAGGGCAACGCGCTGGTCGTCGTCGAGGACGCGGTTCGGCCGGAAGCCAACGCCGCGTTTCGGCTGATGCAGGCGTTCCCCAACGAGGACGTGCGGTTCCTGCTCGACGCCCGCGAAAGCGAATGGGACGACCCTGCGAGCGACGACCTGCCGGACGACTTCCGGGCGAACGTCGAGGTGGTGTCGATGCCGCCCCTCGACGAACACGACGCCGACCGACTGGTCAAGCGGTTCGAGGCGGCCGTCGACGGCGTCGACACCACGGCCTCGGCCCTGCTCGATGCCGTCGAAACCACCGACGAGCGGCCGGCCCGCCTGCTCTGTGTCCTCCATCGGCTCTCGCTGCTGGCCGACCCGCTCGGCGACGGCGAACCGACGAGCCTCGATGCGGCGGTTCGGGACGTCGCCGAGACGGTGCGTGCCGACGGCGAGTTGACCGACGACGCCGCGCTCTTGGTCTCGCTCTGTACCGTCGCCGGCATCGAGGTGACTGCCGACCTCGTGGCGACGCTTGCACCCGAAGACCCCGAAGCAGTCCGGGAGACGCTGTCGACGCTTTCGGGCCGCATCCTCTTTCCGGACCCCGCCGGTGGCTTCCGGACCGTCCACGAGGCGTGGGCGAGCCAGTACCTCCGTGCGGCGGCCGAACGCGACGGCATCGACGAACGGGTCGGAGAGTGCCTGAGTCGCCTGCTGGCGGTCGCCGACGACGCCGAGGCGCGGGCCGCCATCGTCGAGGCGTTCGACCCGGCCCCGACCATGGAGCGCGTCGAGGCCGACCCGGCCGCCTGGGCGAAAACCACCGTCGACCGGCTCTTTGCGGCCGGCCTCGAACGACCGCATCTCACGCCGCTGTTCGGCGAGAGCGACCCCGACCCGGTCTCGTTCCCATCGGCGCTCGACGCCGAGGCGGTCGTCGAGGTGACCGAAAAACGGGCCCGGATGGCCCGCTATCAGGGCGACCTCGACCGGGCCGAACGGGAGTACGAACGCCTCGCCGAGCGCGCCGAATCCCTGCTCGATGACCCGGCAGCGACCCGGTATGCGGCCGAGCGGTCGAACGGCCTCGGCAGCGTCGCCCGCGAGCGAAGCGACTTCGAGGCCGCCGCCGACCACTACGAGCGCGCCGAATCGCTGTTCCGGGCGGCCGAGGACCCCCACGGCATCGCCGACGCGCGCAAGAACCTCGGCACCGTTGCGTTCCTCCGTGGTGACCTCGATACCGCCGAACGGCAACTGACCCGAAGCTACGAGCGCCTGCAGGAACTCGGCGACGAGAAACTCGCCAGTTACAGCCTCTTCAACCTCGCCGCCATCCGTGAGGAACGCGGCGATATCGAGGGCGCCATCGAGCGCTATCAGGAGTGTCTCGACAAGTATCGCCGGATGGGTCGGCCGGCCGACGAGGCGGACGTCCACCTCAATCTCGGCGTCGCGCTGGTGGTCCGCGGCGACATCGACGCGGCGGCCGACCACTACGCGAGCGCGCTCGGCATCTACCGGGACATCGGCGAGGAAAACGGCATCGCAAACGCCCTTCAGAACCACGGCGAGGTGGCACTGGAACGCGGCAACCTCGACGAGGCCGTCGAATACTACGAGCGCGCCGAGGAGGCCTACGCCGACGTCGGCGAGGAGTGGGGACAGGTCCAGTGTCGCGTCCAGTTGGCGCGTATCGCTCTCGAACGCGGGAACCTCGACGAATCCGAAACGACTGCCTCGGCAGCGCTGGACCAGTTCGACGCCATCGGCGACCCGCGCGGTAGGATGGAGGCCCGGGCCGTTCTGGCCGGCGTCGCCCGCGAGCGTGAGCAGTTCGACCGCGCGGAATCCCACCTCGATGCGGCCCTCCGGACGGGCCGCGAGGACGGCTACACCCACCGAACCGGCCGAATTTTGGCCGCCTACGGTGACCTCGAACGCGCCCGCGATGACCTTGAGGCGGCCTGCCAGCGCTACGAGGCGGCCGCCGAGGTGCTGGAAGAGGCCGGCGCTCGCGGCGAGTTAGCGGGAACGCTCTCAAAACTGGCGGACTGTCGAGAAGCAATCGGTGATATCGAGGCCGCGGCAAGCCACCGGGAACGCGCGGCCGAACTCACCACCACGGGCACGAAAGCCGACGATTAG
- a CDS encoding archaeosine biosynthesis radical SAM protein RaSEA, translating into MSQPSPDAYEQGRGMDAHNEVMRDIRARNDETYDPTEPTRVWLDEDNTPDGVYQSLTIILNTGGCRWARAGGCTMCGYVAESVDGGSVGHENLMTQIEACLEHERENADDGEKAGLIKIYTSGSFLDEREVPAETREAIAETFSDRDRMVVESLPDFVDREKVRDYTDRGLETDVAIGLETATDRVRHDAVNKYFDFEDFEDACEEAKAAGAGVKAYLLMKPPFLAEPDAVEDMKRSIRKCAAVDGCHTVSMNPCNVQRHTMVEELYHDGGYRPPWLWSVADILESTADADAIVVSDPVGHGSDRGPHNCGECDDLVQKAIKDFDLRQDPSVFEEVSCECEATWEYVMAEETSYNQPLVN; encoded by the coding sequence ATGAGTCAACCGAGTCCCGACGCCTACGAACAGGGCCGAGGGATGGACGCGCACAACGAGGTGATGCGCGACATCCGGGCCCGCAACGACGAGACCTACGACCCCACCGAACCGACGCGGGTCTGGCTCGACGAGGACAACACCCCCGACGGCGTCTACCAGTCGCTCACCATCATCCTCAACACCGGCGGGTGTCGGTGGGCCCGCGCGGGCGGGTGTACGATGTGTGGCTACGTCGCCGAATCGGTCGACGGCGGCAGCGTCGGCCACGAGAACCTGATGACCCAGATCGAGGCCTGTCTGGAACACGAACGCGAGAACGCCGACGACGGTGAGAAGGCCGGCCTCATCAAAATCTACACCTCCGGCTCGTTCCTCGACGAGCGGGAGGTCCCCGCCGAGACGCGCGAGGCCATCGCCGAGACATTCTCGGACCGCGACCGCATGGTCGTGGAGTCCCTGCCTGACTTCGTCGACCGTGAGAAGGTCCGTGATTACACCGACCGCGGCCTCGAAACCGACGTCGCCATCGGCCTCGAAACCGCGACCGACCGGGTGCGCCACGACGCCGTCAACAAGTACTTCGATTTCGAGGATTTCGAGGACGCCTGCGAGGAAGCAAAGGCCGCCGGCGCCGGCGTCAAGGCCTACCTGCTCATGAAGCCGCCCTTCCTCGCCGAACCCGACGCCGTCGAGGATATGAAACGGTCGATTCGGAAGTGTGCAGCCGTCGACGGCTGTCACACCGTCTCGATGAACCCCTGTAACGTCCAGCGGCACACGATGGTCGAGGAACTGTACCACGACGGCGGCTACCGGCCGCCGTGGCTGTGGTCGGTCGCCGACATCCTCGAATCGACCGCCGACGCCGACGCCATCGTCGTTTCCGACCCCGTCGGTCACGGCTCGGACCGCGGCCCCCACAACTGCGGGGAGTGTGACGACCTCGTCCAGAAGGCCATCAAGGACTTCGACCTCCGGCAGGACCCCTCGGTCTTCGAGGAAGTTTCCTGTGAGTGCGAGGCGACGTGGGAGTACGTGATGGCCGAGGAAACGTCGTACAACCAGCCGCTCGTCAACTAA
- a CDS encoding VanZ family protein: protein MNRTLPVAPRPLRYAGVLACAVVILYASVTAVDDGVPTTLFGIGTTVYLHVIAYAGFTGAIGYARLSADRRVLLLAAGLSTLYGIGIELLQGTIPYRTMTLLDVGINAFGALLGATLWRLTAPVFGAER from the coding sequence GTGAACCGTACGCTACCGGTCGCGCCCCGACCGCTCCGCTATGCCGGCGTCCTCGCCTGTGCGGTCGTCATCCTCTATGCGTCGGTGACGGCCGTCGACGACGGCGTTCCGACGACGCTGTTCGGTATCGGGACGACCGTCTATCTCCACGTCATCGCTTATGCGGGATTCACCGGCGCCATCGGTTACGCGCGACTATCGGCCGACCGGCGCGTCCTCCTGCTCGCGGCCGGGCTGTCGACCCTCTACGGCATCGGCATCGAACTCCTGCAGGGAACCATCCCGTATCGGACAATGACGCTCCTCGACGTCGGTATCAACGCCTTCGGGGCGCTTCTCGGTGCGACGCTGTGGCGACTGACTGCGCCCGTCTTCGGGGCTGAACGATAG
- a CDS encoding aldehyde ferredoxin oxidoreductase family protein has protein sequence MTDLGGFHDHVARVDLSDGDVAYESVDDEDARKYIGARGLGVKYVFDQGPDVDPLGPDNLLAFMNGPLTGTQTTMSGRIAVCTKSPLTGTVTDSHHGGWSGARLKWAGFDGLLFEGEADSPVYAYVEDGEVELRDASHLWGEGFHDTRDAIEEEVEGEYGKNLSVMGIGEAGENGVRFACIMNEDDRASGRGGTGAVMGSKNLKAVVVKSGTEMQKPADPETFKQGHKQAMEVIQESDVTAPNEGGLSMYGTNVLMNATEEMSGLPSRNAKYTSTGDARNDGWAGEEFDAEKVSGENVRENILVDEPTCHSCPVACKKEVEVDVMHKGEELNVRTESYEYESAWALGPNSGHTERDEIALMLQRCNDHGIDTIDGGNMLAMAMEMTEEGKLDDLGDGIEWGDTEEMVEMLTKIANRETELADHLAEGPDRFADEFDGHENSLAVKGQTMAAYDPRCMKGMGIAYATSNRGACHLRGYTPAAEILGIPEKVDPVEWEGKAELTATFQDMHAISDSFDICKFNAFAEGVEEYVLQYNGMTGRDVSEEELMKAGERIWNLERYYNNLVGFDGADDSLPNRFVEGDEHAMPGQGGVEGSLVELDQMKDAYYDHRGWVDGVVTDEKLDELDIDVGPGTGVTAGEGAAPADD, from the coding sequence ATGACAGATTTAGGCGGATTCCACGACCACGTCGCTCGCGTGGACCTCTCGGATGGCGATGTAGCCTACGAGAGCGTCGACGACGAGGACGCACGGAAGTATATCGGTGCGCGGGGGCTCGGCGTCAAGTACGTATTCGATCAGGGGCCGGACGTCGACCCGCTCGGACCCGACAACCTGCTGGCGTTCATGAACGGGCCGCTGACGGGGACCCAGACGACGATGAGTGGCCGAATCGCGGTCTGTACGAAATCGCCGCTCACCGGCACCGTCACGGACAGCCACCACGGCGGGTGGTCCGGCGCGCGCCTGAAATGGGCCGGGTTCGATGGCCTGCTGTTCGAGGGCGAGGCCGATAGTCCGGTCTACGCCTACGTCGAGGACGGCGAAGTCGAACTCCGGGACGCCTCCCACCTCTGGGGCGAGGGCTTCCACGACACCCGAGACGCCATCGAGGAGGAAGTCGAGGGTGAGTACGGCAAGAACCTCTCGGTGATGGGCATCGGCGAGGCCGGCGAGAACGGCGTTCGCTTTGCCTGCATCATGAACGAGGACGACCGGGCCTCGGGCCGCGGCGGTACCGGCGCCGTCATGGGGTCGAAGAACCTCAAGGCGGTCGTCGTCAAATCCGGCACGGAGATGCAGAAGCCCGCCGACCCCGAGACGTTCAAGCAGGGCCACAAACAGGCCATGGAGGTCATTCAGGAATCGGACGTCACCGCACCCAACGAGGGCGGCCTCTCGATGTACGGGACCAACGTCCTGATGAACGCCACCGAGGAGATGTCTGGCCTCCCCTCACGGAACGCCAAATACACCTCGACCGGCGACGCCCGCAACGACGGTTGGGCCGGCGAGGAGTTCGACGCCGAGAAGGTCTCCGGGGAGAACGTCCGGGAGAACATCCTCGTCGACGAACCGACCTGTCACTCCTGTCCGGTCGCCTGCAAGAAGGAAGTCGAAGTCGACGTGATGCACAAAGGCGAGGAGTTGAACGTCCGCACCGAGTCCTACGAGTACGAATCGGCGTGGGCGCTCGGCCCCAACTCCGGCCACACCGAGCGCGACGAAATCGCGCTGATGCTCCAGCGCTGTAACGACCACGGCATCGACACCATCGACGGCGGGAACATGCTCGCGATGGCCATGGAGATGACCGAGGAAGGCAAACTCGACGACCTCGGCGACGGCATCGAGTGGGGCGACACCGAGGAGATGGTCGAGATGCTCACCAAAATCGCCAACCGCGAGACCGAACTCGCCGACCACCTCGCGGAAGGCCCCGACCGCTTCGCCGACGAATTCGACGGCCACGAGAACTCCCTGGCCGTCAAGGGCCAGACCATGGCCGCCTACGACCCCCGCTGTATGAAGGGCATGGGCATCGCCTACGCCACCTCGAACCGTGGCGCCTGCCACCTGCGCGGCTACACGCCGGCCGCAGAAATCCTCGGCATCCCCGAGAAGGTCGACCCCGTCGAATGGGAGGGCAAGGCGGAACTGACCGCCACTTTCCAGGACATGCACGCCATCAGCGACTCCTTCGACATCTGCAAGTTCAACGCCTTCGCGGAAGGCGTCGAGGAGTACGTCCTCCAGTACAACGGCATGACCGGCCGTGACGTCAGCGAGGAGGAACTGATGAAGGCCGGCGAGCGCATCTGGAACCTCGAACGCTACTACAACAACCTCGTCGGCTTCGACGGTGCCGACGACTCCCTACCGAACCGCTTCGTCGAAGGCGATGAACACGCCATGCCCGGTCAGGGCGGCGTCGAGGGCAGCCTCGTCGAACTCGACCAGATGAAAGACGCCTACTACGACCACCGCGGCTGGGTCGACGGCGTCGTCACCGACGAGAAACTCGACGAACTCGACATCGACGTCGGCCCCGGTACCGGCGTGACTGCAGGCGAAGGCGCGGCGCCCGCCGACGACTAG
- a CDS encoding GNAT family N-acetyltransferase yields the protein MFPAELETDRLRLVRCCRENISALGLYEHMRVDAPHMDEVSQHVMWDPHEHPKETAEYLDELEDEWESRKQATYIIYPREGEDDAGEFAGLTNMRFAWDRKTGGLGIWLRKPFWGRGYSGERAAALIEWAFEDLDLEVVGASHQPGNEQSRHAIEKYIEAHGGQYDGLLRNWITKANEVRDLRRYTVTREQYEEATA from the coding sequence ATGTTCCCGGCGGAACTCGAAACCGACAGGCTCCGACTCGTTCGGTGCTGTCGGGAGAACATCTCGGCGCTGGGCCTCTACGAGCATATGCGCGTCGACGCGCCGCATATGGACGAGGTGAGCCAGCACGTGATGTGGGACCCCCACGAGCATCCCAAGGAGACCGCCGAGTACCTCGACGAACTCGAAGACGAGTGGGAAAGCCGCAAGCAGGCGACCTACATCATCTACCCGCGCGAGGGCGAGGACGACGCCGGCGAGTTCGCCGGTCTGACGAACATGCGTTTCGCGTGGGACCGCAAAACGGGCGGCCTCGGTATCTGGCTCCGCAAGCCGTTCTGGGGCCGCGGCTACTCCGGCGAGCGCGCCGCCGCCCTCATCGAGTGGGCCTTCGAGGACCTCGATTTGGAAGTCGTCGGCGCCTCCCACCAACCGGGTAACGAGCAATCCCGCCATGCCATCGAGAAGTACATCGAGGCCCACGGCGGCCAGTACGATGGCCTTCTGCGAAACTGGATTACGAAGGCTAACGAGGTGCGTGACCTCCGACGGTACACAGTCACGCGAGAGCAGTACGAAGAAGCGACGGCGTAG
- a CDS encoding ubiquitin-like small modifier protein 1, which produces MELELRFFATFRAAVGQKTVTWEVDDDSTIGDILWAIEDEYPELVGELLDEDGDIQPQLTVLKNGREVVHLEGTETELDDGDRVSVFPPVAGG; this is translated from the coding sequence ATGGAACTGGAGTTGCGGTTCTTCGCGACGTTCCGCGCGGCGGTCGGCCAGAAAACCGTCACCTGGGAGGTCGACGACGATTCGACCATCGGCGACATCCTGTGGGCCATCGAGGACGAATATCCGGAACTCGTCGGCGAACTGCTCGACGAGGACGGCGATATCCAGCCGCAACTGACCGTCCTCAAGAACGGTCGCGAGGTCGTCCATCTGGAGGGGACCGAGACCGAACTCGACGACGGCGACCGTGTCAGCGTCTTCCCGCCGGTGGCCGGAGGATAG
- the arcS gene encoding archaeosine synthase subunit alpha codes for MTDYFEVHARDAAARRGELRLSEPVSTPALVDDIVEDAGSRWHEASEMPEGDESTLTVLPHRAFPPGTEEPVEEAFAVDYPDVDFPSAAVVSPGTADDYGADAYVLAGAPGYAGHAEAFVEALLETKEAIPDDTALYLSGVATPANAATLVYAGVDLLDETRARTRGLDGFYLTTDGEEFLEDLDELPCACEACQQPVSEFSRADCAEHNANALRAEMARVRHRISEGRLRDYIEGQARHEAWLTATFRRLDQQYAYVEERTPVFRRSELLAATDDSIRRAEIQRFADRVTSRYQRRLKGPLVLVPCSARKPYSDSQSHRQFMDAIQYRGHVVSMTSPIGVVPSELETTYPAQHYDSVVTGEWTATEIEFVAAVLERYLERADYDRHIAHVPGEGYREICERVEDSLGIEFEYTVEDHPTTTESLGNLAKALQGEESYYKSEREQSIVRAIADYQFGEGAGDEVFGENISTEGRYPKLRVRDADGELLATQVAQYGTLSLTGAGAHAWQESAAPTKTVEIDGFVPSGSVLAPGVIDADESIRPGDEVLFEGPKAFGVGRASCHGRAMVEATRGSAVDVRHCEER; via the coding sequence ATGACCGACTATTTCGAAGTTCACGCGCGCGACGCCGCCGCTCGTCGGGGCGAGTTGCGCCTCTCGGAGCCGGTTTCGACGCCGGCACTCGTCGACGATATCGTCGAGGACGCCGGCAGTCGCTGGCACGAGGCCTCGGAGATGCCGGAGGGCGACGAATCGACGCTAACGGTACTGCCCCACCGCGCCTTCCCGCCGGGCACCGAGGAACCGGTCGAGGAGGCTTTCGCAGTCGATTACCCAGACGTCGACTTCCCGAGCGCCGCCGTCGTCTCGCCGGGGACGGCCGACGATTACGGCGCCGACGCCTACGTGCTGGCCGGCGCGCCGGGCTATGCGGGCCACGCCGAGGCGTTCGTGGAGGCGCTCTTGGAGACGAAGGAGGCCATTCCCGACGACACTGCGCTCTATCTCTCCGGTGTCGCGACGCCCGCGAACGCGGCGACGCTCGTTTACGCCGGCGTCGACCTACTGGACGAGACACGCGCCCGGACGCGCGGCCTCGATGGGTTCTATCTGACCACCGACGGCGAGGAGTTCCTCGAAGACCTCGACGAACTGCCGTGCGCCTGTGAGGCCTGCCAGCAGCCGGTCTCGGAGTTCTCGCGGGCGGACTGTGCCGAGCACAACGCCAACGCCCTCCGTGCTGAGATGGCCCGCGTTCGCCACCGAATCTCCGAGGGTCGCCTCCGGGATTACATCGAGGGCCAGGCCCGCCACGAGGCGTGGCTGACCGCGACGTTCCGCCGTCTCGACCAGCAGTACGCCTACGTCGAGGAACGGACGCCGGTTTTCCGCCGGAGCGAGTTGCTGGCCGCCACCGACGACAGCATCCGACGTGCCGAGATTCAGCGGTTCGCCGACCGGGTGACGAGTCGGTATCAGCGCCGCCTCAAGGGCCCGCTCGTTCTCGTACCGTGTTCGGCGCGGAAGCCCTACAGCGATTCCCAGAGCCACCGGCAGTTCATGGATGCCATCCAGTATCGGGGCCACGTCGTCTCGATGACCTCGCCCATCGGCGTCGTCCCGAGCGAACTGGAGACCACCTATCCCGCCCAACACTACGACAGCGTGGTGACCGGCGAGTGGACCGCGACCGAAATCGAGTTCGTCGCCGCGGTGCTGGAACGCTACCTCGAACGCGCCGACTACGACCGCCATATCGCCCACGTACCCGGCGAGGGCTACCGCGAAATCTGCGAGCGCGTCGAGGACTCGCTCGGCATCGAGTTCGAATACACGGTCGAAGACCACCCGACGACGACCGAGTCGCTCGGCAACCTCGCGAAGGCGCTGCAGGGCGAGGAGAGCTATTATAAAAGCGAGCGCGAGCAGTCCATCGTCCGGGCCATCGCCGACTACCAGTTCGGCGAGGGTGCGGGCGACGAGGTCTTCGGCGAGAACATCTCGACCGAGGGCCGGTATCCGAAACTCCGGGTTCGCGATGCCGACGGCGAACTGCTGGCGACGCAGGTCGCCCAGTACGGCACGTTGTCGCTGACCGGCGCCGGCGCCCACGCATGGCAGGAAAGCGCCGCGCCGACCAAAACGGTCGAAATCGACGGTTTCGTCCCGAGCGGGAGCGTCCTCGCGCCGGGCGTCATCGACGCCGACGAGTCGATTCGGCCGGGCGACGAGGTGCTCTTCGAGGGACCGAAGGCCTTCGGCGTCGGCCGCGCGAGTTGTCACGGCCGGGCGATGGTCGAGGCGACCCGTGGGTCGGCCGTCGACGTGCGGCACTGCGAGGAGCGATAA
- a CDS encoding formyltetrahydrofolate deformylase: MSREYTEITVIGEDDTGLIARVTTLLFERDINIEDLDQAVRDGVFRMTMSVDTSGMTCTEAELREALGDLGDDLGVEVQVRFPADRETQTIAVLVTKESHCLEALFEAWADGELGAEISVIIGNHDDLEPLADHYGVDFHDIGDEKGSPDEERLLEVLDDYDTDLIVLARYMRILSPNVVFRYEDRIINIHPSLLPAFPGAEAYRQAREEGVRIGGVTAHYVTTDLDQGPIITQRAFNVPAKADVDEIERRGQPLEAEALLEAVRLHLDNAVHVYHGRTEYRDDVDPEEYQLGLPESFEERQPDRPVDGLGGVVSRNADGD, from the coding sequence GTGAGTCGCGAATACACCGAAATCACGGTCATCGGGGAGGACGACACCGGACTCATCGCCCGGGTGACGACCCTGCTCTTCGAGCGGGACATCAACATCGAGGACCTCGACCAGGCGGTCCGCGACGGCGTCTTCCGGATGACGATGTCGGTCGACACGTCGGGGATGACCTGCACGGAGGCCGAACTCCGCGAGGCCCTCGGCGACCTCGGCGACGACCTCGGCGTCGAGGTGCAGGTCCGCTTCCCCGCCGACCGCGAAACCCAGACCATCGCCGTCCTCGTCACGAAGGAATCCCACTGTCTCGAAGCCCTCTTCGAGGCGTGGGCCGACGGCGAGTTGGGCGCCGAAATCAGCGTTATCATCGGCAACCACGACGACCTCGAACCGCTGGCCGACCACTACGGCGTCGATTTCCACGATATCGGCGACGAGAAGGGCAGTCCCGACGAGGAGCGCCTGCTGGAGGTGCTGGACGACTACGATACGGACCTCATCGTCCTCGCGCGCTACATGCGCATCCTCAGCCCGAACGTCGTCTTCCGATACGAGGACCGTATCATCAACATCCACCCGAGCCTGCTGCCGGCTTTCCCCGGCGCCGAAGCCTACCGGCAGGCCCGCGAAGAGGGCGTCCGCATCGGCGGCGTCACGGCCCACTACGTGACGACCGACCTCGACCAGGGACCCATCATCACCCAGCGGGCGTTCAACGTCCCGGCGAAAGCCGACGTCGACGAGATAGAGCGCCGCGGGCAACCGCTCGAAGCCGAGGCACTCCTTGAGGCCGTCCGACTGCATCTCGACAACGCCGTCCACGTCTATCACGGCCGCACGGAGTACCGCGATGACGTCGACCCCGAGGAGTATCAACTGGGCCTTCCCGAATCGTTCGAGGAGCGCCAACCGGACCGGCCGGTCGACGGTCTCGGGGGCGTCGTCTCCCGGAACGCCGACGGCGACTAA